The following is a genomic window from Pseudomonadota bacterium.
AGCCAGCAATCCAACCTCGCCGACGACCGCGACAGCTGCCCCGTGTTCCTGGCGCGCAACGCCTGGGAACTCGACTACATCACCAAAAAATGGCCCGACATCCGCTTCAGCGAAACCCGCGAACGCGGATGAGAGATCACGTAAAGATTCCCGCAAACGGAACCCCCAACAGGAGTGCGATAGCATTCCGGCAAGCGCGACCGCGCGCCCGAGTTAGTACGAGGTAACCAAGAGAGCGAATGCGACCGCCCGGCGATTGAGGGACCAAACAAAAACTACTGCAACCGCGAGAAATTACCGTGCCAGCTCTTGAGTGTCCGAGGCCGGATGAAAATCAGCCAGCGCGGGTCCTTCATGGTGGGTTCGAGATATTTGGGACCGTCCTCGCCAAGATAACGCAGCGCCATGCGGCGCGCGATCGCCACCCATTTGCCGCCGATATTGGGCCGCTCTATGACTTCCGCCGCGCCCTGGACCAGCACTTTGCGCGGCACCGCAACGGTATCGATGCAGAGCGAGACGCGTGGATTGCGCGACATGTACTGCGACCACAGCGATTCCTCACGCCCAACCAGGTAAAACCCGCCATCGCTATATTCGTGCCAAACCGGCGCCGCGTACGGCCAGCCGTCATCGTCGAGGCATGTCGCACGGCAAATCTCGCCGCCGTCCAAAAAAAGTTGCAGTTCCGCCTCACTCATCGGACCGGCCATATTTCCCTCCCTAATGCTGTTCGTCGCCCCTGAGGCCGAGTGCCCACATCAAGCCAAGGCAAAAACCTTTGGCATGGGGCAGCAGCAGAAGCACCAGGATAACGCTAAGCGCGGCCGCGAACAGCAGAATGATCCACAGCGCCGGCGTGAACAGATAATCCACCGTGCCGAGCACCGGCACCAGAATGTGGCCGAGCAGGAGGATCGTCAGCCAGGGTGCGAAATCGTCAGTGCGGATTGCCCCAAGCGCTGCGCCGCAATGGTCGCAGGCAGAGACGGGCTTGAGATAGCGCCGGTAAATGCGCCCGGTGCCGCAACTGGGGCAGCGTTTCCTGAAACCGCGCCACAGTGAGCGTGGAATCGGACGGCGCACCTCTTCTCCGGTTAAATCTTCTCCGGCGAGATTTTTGGTGTGCATAGCAATCTCTCCTTCCCGTGCCATACGAGATAGGGTGGCGGCGGGCGATTGTACATGCGGCATTTCGTCCATGGGCGCAGGCATGGCGAGAGGAGAGAAGAAATGCGGTTGAAGGGTAGGAAAGCGGTCATTACCGGCGCGGCTGCCGGGATTGGGCTTGAGACGGCGCGGCGCTTTGCCGAGGAAGGCGCGCGGGTGGTGTTGTCGGATATCGATAGCGCCGCGGTTGAGGCGGCGGCGGCAAAAATTGAGGGCGGGTTGGCCATCGCGGCCGATGTCACCGATCAGGGGCAGGTCGATGCGCTGGTAGCCCAAGCGATTGCGGCGATGGGCGGCCTCGATATCTTAGTCAATAATGCCGGCATCCCGATGCTCGGCGGTGTCGAGACCCTGGCCGAGGCCGATTGGGACCGCGAATTGGACGTCAATCTAAAGAGCGTTTACCGCACCGGGCGCGCCGTTTGGCCGCATTTCAAGGCACAAGGCCATGGCGTGATTCTCAACACCGCGTCGATCGCCGGGCTCACCGGCAGCGCCGGTCAAGCGAGTTACGGCGCCGCCAAGGCTGGGGTGATCAATCTCACGCGCTGCATGGCGATTGACGGGGCCAATATACCGATCCGCGTCAATTGCATCTGTCCGGGATTTATCGAAACGCCGATGCTGATGGATTATCTCGCCGGTCAGGATGACCCGGCGGCGGCGCGCGCCCAAGTCGATGCGATGCATCCCTTGGGCGGCATCGGCCGGCCGGCGGATATCGCTGGCGGCTTCGTCTATCTCGCTTCCGACGAAGCCGCCTGGATCACCGGCACGGCGCTCACCATCGACGGCGGCCTGACTGCTGGAGTTTAGCGGGGTTTAATCGGCCTCGTTATGGTTTGCCAGCGTTGTCTCGCGTACCCCCAGCCTGTTGAAGCCAATATCACGCAACAGGTGATCGTTAACCACGCCAAGCGATGGCGTCCGGCGGGCTTTACGCGCCTTGCGCGCCTTGGGCGCGGCCCGCGGCGTTACCGTCACGCGCGAACCCGTCATTTGCGTCCCGATCGCATAGGCCCAAATCTGAAGCCCGGAGAGAATGTCGCCGGCCAGCGCGCCGCTCCGACGTATCCAGGGTGTTGGCTGTGCGGTCGGCCGTGGATTTGCCCGCCGAGTAAATGAACCGCCCATGCTCGTGATTGCCATGATTCTCTCCCTTTGCTTCCCATCCGGGTCTCTCGGCGCCCTCAAGCGCCGGCGGGAAACCCTGACGGATTGTTGTGGTGGCAGGCGTTGGCTTTCTCCTTGGTTCACTGCCTAGAGCCGCGACCGCACCATCAAAAATTCAATACATACCAACCAGTCTGTAATGTAATATACAGACCGGTTGGTATGCTGTCAATGCTCGACCGAAAAATATTCATCATTGGTCAAACACCACAATAATATGCCCAAACTAACGGTACTATCTGAACAAATTTATCAGCAATCTCGGCCCTTGTAATTGCTGTGACATTCTATAACATACTGATTGGTACGTTGCAGAAAGGTATAAATGATGGAACGCGGCCACGACACCAAAGAGCGCATCCTTGATACGAGCCAAGCGTTGATCCTGGAAAGAGGCTTCGCCGCCACTTCGCTCGATAACATCCTCAAGACGACCGGCGTCACGAAGGGCGCGTTTTTCCATCATTTCGATTCAAAGGCCGATCTGGCGCAGACCCTGATCCAGCGCTTCGCGGCAAATGATTTCGCCATGTTCGACGAATGGGACCGCCGCGCCGACGCGCTGTCTGACGATCCCCTTCAAGCTTTGATGCTATTTCTCAAGTTTTTCGAGGAGTGGATTGACGGTCTCAGCAAGCCATTCGCCGGCTGCATGTTCGCTGTCTATGTCTATGAGAGTACGCTGTTCAGCGACGATGTGAATGGCTTCGTCCAACAGTCGCTCGATCATTGGCAGCGCTATTACAGGAAGAAATTTGCTGCCATTATCGCCGTGCGCCCACCGAAATTAGAAGTTCGCGCCGCTGAGCTTGCCGAAATGATCGTCGCTATCCTCGAAGGCGCGTTTATTCTCTCCAGATCGAGCGGCAAGCCCGAATTGATCTCGCGCCAATCGCGGCTGTTCCGCGGCTATATCAAATTACTGTTCGACGACACGCCGGCAATCGCCTGATGCGCGCGCCCCGGCCCTCCCCGTTCAACCATCGCAATCCCTCCCCTGCCCGCTTGGCACGGCCCGGGCGCAGCCGTAAACTGTTGTCGCAATGGGGCGGCCAACGCGCCTGAAGGCTGGGAGAACGGCATGAAAGTGGACATCAATTGCGATATGGGCGAGGCCTATAGCATCTACACTTGCGGCGACGATGCTGCGATCATGCCCTATGTCAGCCAGGCCAATGTTGCGTGCGGCTATCATGCCTCCGACCCAAGCGTCATGCAGGCGACGGTGCGCCTCGCGAAAGAGCATGGCGTTGCCGTCGGCGCGCACCCGTCCTATCCGGACCGCCAGGGTTTCGGCCGGCGCGCGATGAAACTAGACCCTGATGAGTTGCTCGACTGTCTGGTCTATCAGGTCGGCGCGCTGAAGGGCTTTCTCGATGCCGAAGGCATGGCGCTCAACCATGTCAAACCGCATGGCGCGCTTAACGGCGTCGCCTGGGACGATGAGGCAACCTGCCGCGCTATCGGCCTCTGCGCCCAATCCTTTGGCGTACCGGTGATGGCGATGTCGGGAACCGGCCACGAAAAAACCTATGGCGCGCTCGGCTTGCCAGTTATCTTCGAGACCTATGTCGATCTCGATTATAACGATGCCGGCCAGGTGGTGATCACCCGCGAGCACACCGCCGTCGCACCTGAGGCAGCGCTTGCTCAAGCTCGACGCGCCGCCAATGACGGCACGGTCATGGCGCTTTCAGGCAAGCTGGTGGCGGTAAAATGCCAGTCCATCTGCGTCCATTCCGACACCCCCGGCGCCGTCGAGGTGGCCAAGGCGATCCACGCCGAACTGGCCTAACCCCCGGCCACACGAAACGAAAAAGGCACCCATGAAGAAAGTTCTCATCGCCAATCGCGGCGAAATCGCCTGCCGTATTATCAAGAGCTGCCAGGCCCTCGGGTTGCAGACCGTCGCCGTCCATTCTGAGGCCGACGCCAATGCCAAACATGTGGCCGCGGCAGACGAGGCGCGCGCCATCGGCCCGTCGGC
Proteins encoded in this region:
- a CDS encoding TetR/AcrR family transcriptional regulator yields the protein MMERGHDTKERILDTSQALILERGFAATSLDNILKTTGVTKGAFFHHFDSKADLAQTLIQRFAANDFAMFDEWDRRADALSDDPLQALMLFLKFFEEWIDGLSKPFAGCMFAVYVYESTLFSDDVNGFVQQSLDHWQRYYRKKFAAIIAVRPPKLEVRAAELAEMIVAILEGAFILSRSSGKPELISRQSRLFRGYIKLLFDDTPAIA
- a CDS encoding SDR family oxidoreductase, producing MRLKGRKAVITGAAAGIGLETARRFAEEGARVVLSDIDSAAVEAAAAKIEGGLAIAADVTDQGQVDALVAQAIAAMGGLDILVNNAGIPMLGGVETLAEADWDRELDVNLKSVYRTGRAVWPHFKAQGHGVILNTASIAGLTGSAGQASYGAAKAGVINLTRCMAIDGANIPIRVNCICPGFIETPMLMDYLAGQDDPAAARAQVDAMHPLGGIGRPADIAGGFVYLASDEAAWITGTALTIDGGLTAGV
- the pxpA gene encoding 5-oxoprolinase subunit PxpA, producing the protein MKVDINCDMGEAYSIYTCGDDAAIMPYVSQANVACGYHASDPSVMQATVRLAKEHGVAVGAHPSYPDRQGFGRRAMKLDPDELLDCLVYQVGALKGFLDAEGMALNHVKPHGALNGVAWDDEATCRAIGLCAQSFGVPVMAMSGTGHEKTYGALGLPVIFETYVDLDYNDAGQVVITREHTAVAPEAALAQARRAANDGTVMALSGKLVAVKCQSICVHSDTPGAVEVAKAIHAELA
- a CDS encoding DUF983 domain-containing protein — encoded protein: MHTKNLAGEDLTGEEVRRPIPRSLWRGFRKRCPSCGTGRIYRRYLKPVSACDHCGAALGAIRTDDFAPWLTILLLGHILVPVLGTVDYLFTPALWIILLFAAALSVILVLLLLPHAKGFCLGLMWALGLRGDEQH
- a CDS encoding pyridoxamine 5'-phosphate oxidase family protein; its protein translation is MAGPMSEAELQLFLDGGEICRATCLDDDGWPYAAPVWHEYSDGGFYLVGREESLWSQYMSRNPRVSLCIDTVAVPRKVLVQGAAEVIERPNIGGKWVAIARRMALRYLGEDGPKYLEPTMKDPRWLIFIRPRTLKSWHGNFSRLQ